CAATGAATCCCGCCTCATACTAATCTCCCGGCGAACTTAATAGTGCGTAACGAGAATACTTATGGAAAATAACGTGCAAAATACGGCTGAAGCAACCCTGCAAACGCTGCCGGGGGATGATGTGCGGCAGATCATGTGGCGGTTTGCGGAGCGCTATGATCTGGCGATGTTGGTGCAATCCACGCGGCAGGTGGCCCGCGGCCCCGTGGCGCGGCTCGTCGCCAACGGTGGGCGCAACACCCACGAGTGGAGCACGGAGAAGAATGATTTGCTGGCAGTGTTTGATGCGGCGGGCATCACGGCGGCGTATCTGGACCCGGAGGAAGGCGGCTTTATCGAGGGACCGAAGAATCTGGCGCTGGCGTTGATGGCGTATGAGCTGGCGTGGGTGGACGCGGGGGCGGCCACCGGCAGCCTGGCCAGCAACCTGGGGCTTTCGCCCATCCATGAGCGCGGCACGCCGGAGCAGAAGTTGTATTATATGAGCAAGTGCGCCCCGCCCAAGCCCGGCGAGGACCGCAAGCCGTGGCGCGCCGCGTTTGCGCTGACGGAGCCACTGCCCTATGTGGGCGTGGAAACCGGCACGCTCGGCGGCAAGTTGCGCGTGGCGGAGTGGACGGAAGGCAAGGAGCCGATCCTGCACGTGGATAAGCGCGGCCGGTTCATCACGAACATGGGGTTTGCCAATATTGTCACGGCGGCGGTGGATTCTGCCGACCCACGCATTAAGGGTAGCTGCATGATTATCCTGGAGCAGAGCGACGAGGGCATCTTTGATCGCGGCGTGCCGACGCGCAAGCTGGTGCATCAGTTGTCTTCGACGCGCGATCCGGTGTTCAGCCTGAAGGTGCCGGCCAGCCGCATCATCGGCGGGTACACGGTGAAGGACGGCGTGATCATTCCGAAGTACAGTCACGGGGAAATCATTGAGGCGGTGTTCCGCCGCACGCGCGTAACGGTCGGGATCATGACTTCGGCGAAGTTACTCTCGGCGGTGGAGCCGGTGATCCGGTATCAGCGCACGCGTTTCCGGGGCGGCGAGGCCGGGGCGCCCGGTTCGCCGCGTTATGATCTGGGTCTGCAAACCAAGCAGGACGTCGTGCAGCGCCTGGTGGATGTGTGGTCCACGGGTGAAGCGAGCGCGTCGCTGGGTTTCGAGGCGGCCCGCATATTTGATGTGCTCGATCCGCTGGAACGCAAGAAGGACGAGTATTTTAAGGCGAACAATATCGTAGGCGGACGCTCGCAGATGAAGGCCATGGCCAAGTTGGGCAAGGATGCCATTGAATTTATCACACTGGAAGGACAGGCACCGGAGAAGCGCGACCAGGCCCGCTACGAGGCGCTGAAGAATGACACGATGGTGCAGTACGTCTGGCTGGATGCGCTGGCCAATGTGTATTGCCCCGGTTGCAAATTGTGGAATACCGGTTACGGCGCGAACATGATGCGCGAAGCGGTTAGTTTGATGGGCGGTTATGGCATCACTGAGGATTGCCCCGGATTCCTTGGCCACAAGTGGATGGATGCGCAGCTTGAGGCAACGTACGAAGGGCCGGAAGCTGTGCAACGCCGGCAGATGTCCATCACGATGACGAACGAGGTATTCCTCGCGCAGTTCCAACAATACATCAAGGAGATGCGCCAGATCGCCTCGAACAAGCCCGGAACCGGCGCTTGCACGCTCGCCTCGGCCATGCAGCTTTGGGCGTGGACCTTGAACTACCTGCAAAACGCCAAGGACGCTGACGGAACGAAGTTGTACAGCAGCAATCGCCATGGTGTCACGTTCCCGCTGGCGGATGCGCTGTGCTGGTTGCTGGCGACCCGCTGCTTTGTCATGGATGTGCTGGAGTTGGAAGCCAAGGGGCCGCAGAACCCGACGGTTGCCGCCGGCCTGCAAGGCACGCTGAACTTCATGTTCGACCTGTGCCATACGCAAGCCGCCCGGGCGGCGGGCGAAGTGGCGCGCATCTGCTCGGAATTGGTTTATGGTTACAACCGGCATCCGGCCTGGACGGCGGAAAGCTGCAGTGCGTGCTACGTCACGGAAGAACTCGATGCGCTGGAAGGCGTCATCCCCGGCTTCGCGAGCGGCGCGGGCGGCAGCGGCCAGGTGCGGCAGGCGAATGAAGCGCATCCGTTCAAGGCCGGGCCTTGCGCGTGCTTCGAAGGGCTGGAGACGTTCTCGCATCTGCGCATGAAGCTGGACGGTTGCCTCACGGGCTCCCGTTTGGCGAAGGATCGCGCGGCGGAAGCGCTGACGAAGGTGATGATTCCCGAAGCGCTGGATTATCCAGTGTAATTTGTTGTCATGACAACCTCTCCCAGTGAGGCCCCGTCGGCCGTGGAACGGCAGCGAATGGACGTGGACATCGTGTGCGTGGGATTTGGCCCGGCCACGGGCGGGTTCCTCACCACGTTATCGCGGCAGTTGATGAAGGAAGACGGAACGCCGGCGATCGAAAGCCCGACCAACCCGGGCATGCCGCTGCAAGTGATGTGCTATGAGCGGGCGGACGACATCGGGTTCGGGGTTTCGGGCGTCGTCACCCGCGCGCTGGGGTTGCGAAAGAGTTTTCCCAACCTCGATCCGTCGCAGATCCCCATGGCAACCCCGGTGACGGGGGAAAAGGTGATTTATCTGCTGGATCCCGTCGGGGCGAGCCGCCGCTCCGGCCTGCTTCGCTTTTCCGATAAGCTGATTCGCGCCTTCAAAGGCATTCTGCCCGTGGAACACGACGCGATGAACCTGCCCTGGACGCCGGCGTTCTTGCATAAGTCCAATGGGCTGGTGTTATCACTGGGACAATTCAATCAATGGGTCGGTTCGCAGTTGTTAGGCACGGGTACGGTGCAGATCTGGCCGAGTACGCCCGTGGCCAAAGCGCTGATCGAGGACAAAAAAGTCGTCGGCGTACAACTGATGGATCAGGGCACGGACAAACAAGGAAAACCGTCGGATGGATTCATGCCCGGCATGAACGTCCATGCGGGTTTGACCGTGGTGGGCGACGGTCCGGTGGGCGCAATCGGGCAGCAGTTGGACGAAACGCTGGGTGTGCCCGAGGGACATCACACGCACGACTGGGCGGTGGGCATGAAGATGGTGGTGGATCTGCCCGAGGGCGTGGATTTGAAGCCTGGCACGGTGTTTCACACGTTTGGTTTTCCGGAGCCGGAGATTTTCGGGTTCTTTTACGTGCATCCTGGCCGCGTGGTGTCGCTGGGTATATTCGTGCCGTCGTGGTTCGACAGCCCGATCCGCAATACGTACCGGTATTTGCAGCATTGGATGATGCACCCGTACTTGTGGCGTTATCTGAAGGGCGGAAAACTGCGATCCTGGGGCGCAAAGTCATTGCAGGAATCGGGGCGTCGCGGAAAACCGCATCTGGCGGGCGACGGGTTTGCGCGCATTGGCGAAGGTTCCGGCAGCACCAACGTGCTGCTCAACTCCGGCGTGGATGAAGCGTGGACCACCGGCGTGCAATTGGCCGAAGGCGTGCTGGAGTTGCTCAAAAACAAGCAGCCGTTCACGAAGGAAAACCTGGAAAAAACCTACGTCAAGCGGCGCCGGGAAAGTTGGGTGGAGCAGGAAGCGCTCGAGGCGGAGAAGTCCCGCGACGGCTTCCAGCGCGGCGTGGTCACCGGCATGTTGGGCATGGGCATCAGCGGATTAACCCATGGGAAAATCAATCTGGGCGGCAAAACTGTGCCGCCGCATCAACGCGTTCCCTCGCTGGAGGAATATTTCCACGGGCGGGTGACGCCTGATGAGATCGCGCGCATTCGCCAGGAGTGTAACACCAAGGGAATTTCGATATATGGCGCGTTGATGGACAAAGTTGGCTGGCCCAGCATCCCGTATGACGGCCAGTTGCTGATGACACATCAGGATGCGCTGTTGCTCGGCGGCAAAGTGCAGGCGCCGCACGGCTATGCCGATCACGTGAATTTCCTTTACCCGAAGCTCTGCGAACAGTGCGGCACGAAGATTTGCATTGAGCTGTGTTCCGGTCAGGCCATTGCGCCCGGAACGGGCGGCGTTCCGGCGTTTGACCGGGAAAAATGCGTGCATTGCGGCGCTTGCCTCTGGAATTGCGCCAACGGCAACCCGCAAGACGCGGAACGCAGCGTGGTTGCCTTCCGCGCCAGCACGGGCGGCCTGCATTCCGCCGAGAACTAGGCCATCCATGGCGCACATCCACGAGAAGATAGACTTCACGTCGGCCATTTTCGTGGTCCACAACGGCAAAATCCTGCTGATTCACCATCGGCGTCTGGACAAATGGCTGCCTTTGGGCGGCCATATTGAATTGGATGAAGACCCGGAGATCGCTGCCTTGCGCGAAGCCCGCGAAGAAAGCGGCCTGGAGGTGGAACTGCTGGGCGAACGACCACCGACCACCGAACCCGGCACCCGTGCGCTCATCGCGCCGCGTTTTCTGGACATTCACCGAATCTCCGACACCCACGAACACATCGGCATGATCTACTGGGCGCGTCCCAAGAGCGGCAAGGTGACGCTGGCCACGGAGGAACACCACGATATCGGGTGGTACACCAGCCAGGAGCTGGACCACTTGCATCCCCCGATGAGCAACGCGGTCAAATGGTATTGCCGCAAGGCGATTGAAGAGATTTCTGCCTGGCCTCAGAAATAGCATTTGTTTTCCGACACAAAAGCGACGTATCATCTCCGCCGCATGGCTGAATATAAAACGACATGGGAGAAGCTGGTGGCGGGATTCCGCATCGTAACCACGCGCGTAGTCGCCGTGTTTGCCGCCGCATTGCTGTTGCTGAACGAATCCTGCTGGCCGAAAGACGGCACCCTGGCTTTTGCCCTCAAGATGACCGGAATTGTGCTGATCGTGGCCGGGGCCTTTGGCCGCCTCTGGTGCACTTTGTTCATCTCAGGCTACAAGACCGAGCGCCTGATCACGTCGGGGCCGTACTCGATTGCCCGGAACCCGCTGTACCTGTTCAGTTTCATCGGCATCCTAGGGATTGCGATGTCCACCCAGATGCTGACCGTGGTCGCCTTGGTTATTCTGCTGTTCGCCTTTTATTATCCCACCGTCATTGTGCTGGAAGAGCGCAAATTGCTCAAACTGCACGGCGCAGTCTTCGAGGAGTATTGCAAAAAGGTGCCCAGCTTCATCCCAAAGTTTTCAGGTTATCAGGAACCGGAGACCTATGCCTTCACCACCCGTTTGTATCGCAAAGCCATGTTCGATGCCATGTGGTTTGTGCTGGTTTATCCCCTCATTGGAGTGATCGAACATTTACACCGGGCCGGATGGCTTCCCGCATATTACCAAATATGGTGACGCCTAAGCGCCGCCGCACACCGGGCAGTGCGGGTCGCGGCGAATGTTCACGGTGCGGAACTGCATCGTCTTGAAGTCGCAGGTGAGCAATCGTCCGGCCAGGGTTTCACCCAAGCCGGTCAGATGTTTGATCACTTCCAAAGCGGCGAGCGAGCCGATGGAGCCAGAGACCGCGCCAAAGACCGGAAATTGCCGTTTCCACCAGGCCGGTTTCTCCGGGGCCAGGCAGGCGAGGCACGGAGTTTGGCCAGGGAGGAAGGTTGTCAGGGTGGCGTTCAACTCGAACATGGCGCATTCTACCATCGGTTTATGTTGGCGCACCACTTCGCGATTCAGTCGGAAACGCTCTTCAAACAGTGGCGCACAATCCACCACCACATCCGCCATTCCCACCAGGTTCGCGGCATTGGCATCCGTCACATTTTCCGGCACCGCCACGATGTCGAGGCGCGGGTTCAGCTCGCGCAATCGGCGGGCGGCGGATTCGACGCGCGGTTTGCCGAGCCAATCGTGCGTCATCAATAACTGACGGTTCAAATCTCCGGGCGCGAGATTGCCGCCGTGCGCCAGCACGAGACGCCCCACGCCGGCAGCCGCCAATTGGTACGCCACCGCACCGCCCACGCCACCACAGCGCGAGATGAGGACGGACGCAGCTTTCAGCTTGCGCTGACCGGTCTCGCCAAAGCCATCCACCCACATCTGCCATTCGTAGATGGCTGATTCTTCAGGCGTCAGTGGCGGGAGGTTGGGCATAGCGCGGATGGATGTTAATGACTGTTATTTATCCTGGTATCGGGAGGCGGGTGATTGATCACGGATTCCTTGATCGTTCCCTGATCCAGTTTGAGCACACGGTCCGCCAGTTCCGCCGCTTCGCCCAGATGATGGGTGACATGCAGGACGGAGACTGTATTCAGGCGTTTCACGGATTTAAGCAGTTGATACATTTCAGCGCGCGTATCGTCGTCGAGCGCGCTCAGCGGTTCGTCCAGGCAGAGGATGCCGGGCCGGATGGCCAGCGCGCGTCCCAAGGCGACCCGTTGCGCTTCGCCGCCGCTTAAGCCCTCCGGCTTGCGCTGAAGCAGCGGCTGGATGTCAAGCAGGGCGGCCAATTCTTCGACGCGCCGGGCGATGTCCGCCGGCGACCAGCGGCGCACCACGAGCCCAAAGGCGAGGTTGTCGAACACGGTCATCGTTTGAAACAGGGCGCGATCCTGCGGCACGTAACCAATGCCCCGCGCACCAGGCGCAAGGCTGGTCACATCACGACCATCCAGCAGAATCTGGCCGGACTGGATCGGGCGCAGACCGCAAAGGGCTTCGAGGATCGTGGTTTTGCCAGAGCCAGTCTTGCCCATGAGTACGGCGTAGGCGCCGGCAGGCACTTCAAAGCTGAGATCGCGCAATTGGAATTGTCCGGCGCGCAGCGAGAGGCGTTGCACTTGGATCATGGTTCCAGCCCCTTTCCAAAGGTGGCATCGGAGCCGAGCCAGCGAACCAGCAGCAGCACCACGCCCGCCGCACCGATCATCAACAACGATACCGCCACCGCCGCTTCCAGGTTGCCGATGCTGAGTTCGAGAAAGACCGTGGTGGAGAGCACCTCGGTCTTCATGCGAGTCGCCCCGGCAAACACCAGGATGGGACCAAATTCGCCCAAGGAACGCGCCCAGGCCAACGTCGCCGCAGTGAGAATTCCGCGACGCGCTTCCGGGATGGTTACCCGCCAGAAGGCCTGATGCCGCGAGCACCCGAGGGTGAGCGCGACCTGTTCGCTGCGCGGGTTAATCTGATCAAAGCTGACTCGCATGGTGCGTACCGCAAACGCGCACGCCACGGAGAATTGCGCCAGAATCACGGCTGGCACCGCGTACGTCACCGGGATGAGCTTCTCCAAGGCACGACCCGGCGCGGTCTGCA
This DNA window, taken from Verrucomicrobiota bacterium, encodes the following:
- a CDS encoding acyl-CoA dehydrogenase family protein yields the protein MWRFAERYDLAMLVQSTRQVARGPVARLVANGGRNTHEWSTEKNDLLAVFDAAGITAAYLDPEEGGFIEGPKNLALALMAYELAWVDAGAATGSLASNLGLSPIHERGTPEQKLYYMSKCAPPKPGEDRKPWRAAFALTEPLPYVGVETGTLGGKLRVAEWTEGKEPILHVDKRGRFITNMGFANIVTAAVDSADPRIKGSCMIILEQSDEGIFDRGVPTRKLVHQLSSTRDPVFSLKVPASRIIGGYTVKDGVIIPKYSHGEIIEAVFRRTRVTVGIMTSAKLLSAVEPVIRYQRTRFRGGEAGAPGSPRYDLGLQTKQDVVQRLVDVWSTGEASASLGFEAARIFDVLDPLERKKDEYFKANNIVGGRSQMKAMAKLGKDAIEFITLEGQAPEKRDQARYEALKNDTMVQYVWLDALANVYCPGCKLWNTGYGANMMREAVSLMGGYGITEDCPGFLGHKWMDAQLEATYEGPEAVQRRQMSITMTNEVFLAQFQQYIKEMRQIASNKPGTGACTLASAMQLWAWTLNYLQNAKDADGTKLYSSNRHGVTFPLADALCWLLATRCFVMDVLELEAKGPQNPTVAAGLQGTLNFMFDLCHTQAARAAGEVARICSELVYGYNRHPAWTAESCSACYVTEELDALEGVIPGFASGAGGSGQVRQANEAHPFKAGPCACFEGLETFSHLRMKLDGCLTGSRLAKDRAAEALTKVMIPEALDYPV
- a CDS encoding 4Fe-4S ferredoxin, whose product is MTTSPSEAPSAVERQRMDVDIVCVGFGPATGGFLTTLSRQLMKEDGTPAIESPTNPGMPLQVMCYERADDIGFGVSGVVTRALGLRKSFPNLDPSQIPMATPVTGEKVIYLLDPVGASRRSGLLRFSDKLIRAFKGILPVEHDAMNLPWTPAFLHKSNGLVLSLGQFNQWVGSQLLGTGTVQIWPSTPVAKALIEDKKVVGVQLMDQGTDKQGKPSDGFMPGMNVHAGLTVVGDGPVGAIGQQLDETLGVPEGHHTHDWAVGMKMVVDLPEGVDLKPGTVFHTFGFPEPEIFGFFYVHPGRVVSLGIFVPSWFDSPIRNTYRYLQHWMMHPYLWRYLKGGKLRSWGAKSLQESGRRGKPHLAGDGFARIGEGSGSTNVLLNSGVDEAWTTGVQLAEGVLELLKNKQPFTKENLEKTYVKRRRESWVEQEALEAEKSRDGFQRGVVTGMLGMGISGLTHGKINLGGKTVPPHQRVPSLEEYFHGRVTPDEIARIRQECNTKGISIYGALMDKVGWPSIPYDGQLLMTHQDALLLGGKVQAPHGYADHVNFLYPKLCEQCGTKICIELCSGQAIAPGTGGVPAFDREKCVHCGACLWNCANGNPQDAERSVVAFRASTGGLHSAEN
- a CDS encoding NUDIX domain-containing protein; protein product: MAHIHEKIDFTSAIFVVHNGKILLIHHRRLDKWLPLGGHIELDEDPEIAALREAREESGLEVELLGERPPTTEPGTRALIAPRFLDIHRISDTHEHIGMIYWARPKSGKVTLATEEHHDIGWYTSQELDHLHPPMSNAVKWYCRKAIEEISAWPQK
- a CDS encoding isoprenylcysteine carboxylmethyltransferase family protein, translated to MAEYKTTWEKLVAGFRIVTTRVVAVFAAALLLLNESCWPKDGTLAFALKMTGIVLIVAGAFGRLWCTLFISGYKTERLITSGPYSIARNPLYLFSFIGILGIAMSTQMLTVVALVILLFAFYYPTVIVLEERKLLKLHGAVFEEYCKKVPSFIPKFSGYQEPETYAFTTRLYRKAMFDAMWFVLVYPLIGVIEHLHRAGWLPAYYQIW
- a CDS encoding HesA/MoeB/ThiF family protein; amino-acid sequence: MPNLPPLTPEESAIYEWQMWVDGFGETGQRKLKAASVLISRCGGVGGAVAYQLAAAGVGRLVLAHGGNLAPGDLNRQLLMTHDWLGKPRVESAARRLRELNPRLDIVAVPENVTDANAANLVGMADVVVDCAPLFEERFRLNREVVRQHKPMVECAMFELNATLTTFLPGQTPCLACLAPEKPAWWKRQFPVFGAVSGSIGSLAALEVIKHLTGLGETLAGRLLTCDFKTMQFRTVNIRRDPHCPVCGGA
- a CDS encoding ATP-binding cassette domain-containing protein; the protein is MIQVQRLSLRAGQFQLRDLSFEVPAGAYAVLMGKTGSGKTTILEALCGLRPIQSGQILLDGRDVTSLAPGARGIGYVPQDRALFQTMTVFDNLAFGLVVRRWSPADIARRVEELAALLDIQPLLQRKPEGLSGGEAQRVALGRALAIRPGILCLDEPLSALDDDTRAEMYQLLKSVKRLNTVSVLHVTHHLGEAAELADRVLKLDQGTIKESVINHPPPDTRINNSH
- a CDS encoding ABC transporter permease yields the protein MSLESAKDCALRPNRSRADWPFVAGLCVIGGCYAGLIVAMILADLAFTTPGHLLAALRNENIRFAIQLSLISCSITTVLSLWVAVPLGYLMSRHRFPGRGLLDAVLDIPIVLPPLVIGLSLLILMQTAPGRALEKLIPVTYAVPAVILAQFSVACAFAVRTMRVSFDQINPRSEQVALTLGCSRHQAFWRVTIPEARRGILTAATLAWARSLGEFGPILVFAGATRMKTEVLSTTVFLELSIGNLEAAVAVSLLMIGAAGVVLLLVRWLGSDATFGKGLEP